One Thalassotalea sediminis DNA segment encodes these proteins:
- a CDS encoding M14 family metallopeptidase: protein MQNEKAYAIGTPGKKWGEEEKLQWQKLQTIKRSYQQEVVSKIEQLGEKFNITQYGALSFDEQRYPLFALTSQHFDDCKPTVLVTGGVHGYETSGVHGALLFAQQFADKYQDKVNFVIAPCLSPWGYETINRWNPLAIDPNRSFYANSPAQESAKLMMFVESLGTRLLAHFDLHETTDSDNTEFRPALAARDAETHDNWNIPDGFYLVANSAKAEPDFQKAIIEAVSKVTHIAPADDNNQLIGVPLSQKGVINYDATPLGLCMGFSDATYVTTTEVYPDSPKVDADNCNLAQATVITAGLDYILMQ from the coding sequence ATGCAAAACGAAAAGGCTTACGCTATAGGCACACCCGGTAAAAAATGGGGTGAAGAAGAAAAACTACAATGGCAAAAATTACAAACAATAAAGCGTAGTTATCAGCAAGAAGTTGTCAGTAAAATTGAACAATTAGGTGAAAAATTCAACATTACGCAATATGGGGCGTTGTCATTTGATGAACAGAGATATCCTTTATTTGCGCTAACCTCGCAACACTTTGATGATTGTAAACCAACGGTACTCGTAACAGGTGGTGTGCATGGCTATGAAACTAGCGGTGTGCATGGTGCATTATTATTTGCACAGCAATTTGCAGATAAATATCAAGATAAAGTTAATTTTGTTATTGCTCCTTGCCTCAGCCCTTGGGGCTATGAAACGATTAATCGGTGGAACCCATTAGCAATCGATCCTAATCGCTCATTTTATGCTAACAGTCCTGCTCAAGAGTCAGCAAAATTAATGATGTTTGTTGAAAGTTTGGGTACGCGTTTACTGGCGCATTTTGATTTGCATGAAACAACAGACTCCGATAATACTGAATTTAGGCCTGCACTAGCAGCGAGAGATGCTGAAACGCACGATAACTGGAATATTCCCGATGGTTTTTATTTAGTAGCAAACTCCGCAAAGGCTGAACCAGACTTTCAAAAGGCTATTATCGAAGCAGTATCTAAAGTAACGCATATTGCCCCTGCAGATGATAATAACCAATTAATAGGTGTACCTTTATCACAAAAAGGTGTAATAAATTATGATGCGACGCCGTTAGGGCTATGTATGGGGTTTAGTGATGCAACGTATGTAACGACCACAGAAGTTTACCCTGACAGCCCTAAAGTAGATGCTGATAATTGCAATTTGGCCCAAGCAACGGTTATTACAGCTGGGTTAGATTACATACTAATGCAATAG
- the efpL gene encoding elongation factor P-like protein EfpL, protein MPKASEVKKNQAIEHNGGVYIIKDIERSVPQGRAGGSLYRMRMYDVVTGGKVDETFKDVDMLNYADLIRRPVMFSYIDGEEYVFMDNEDYTPYNLNKDNIADEVLFINEATPGIQVILVDGAPVGLDLPTSVELEVVETDPSIKGASATSRNKPATLSTGLIIQVPEHISTGDVVKINTEEKKFMGRGDK, encoded by the coding sequence ATGCCAAAGGCAAGTGAAGTAAAGAAAAACCAAGCCATAGAACACAATGGCGGTGTTTACATTATTAAAGATATCGAACGTTCAGTTCCGCAGGGAAGAGCTGGTGGTAGTTTATACCGTATGCGTATGTATGACGTCGTTACTGGCGGCAAAGTAGATGAAACATTTAAAGATGTTGATATGCTTAACTACGCTGATTTGATCCGTAGGCCGGTAATGTTTTCATACATCGATGGCGAAGAATATGTTTTTATGGATAATGAAGACTATACGCCATACAACCTCAACAAAGATAACATTGCCGATGAGGTGTTATTTATTAACGAAGCAACACCAGGTATTCAAGTGATACTAGTCGATGGTGCGCCAGTAGGTTTGGATTTACCTACAAGTGTTGAGCTAGAAGTAGTAGAAACGGATCCTTCCATTAAAGGAGCGTCGGCAACGTCGAGAAACAAACCTGCCACATTATCAACAGGGCTTATTATTCAAGTACCTGAACACATATCTACAGGTGATGTAGTTAAAATAAATACCGAAGAAAAGAAATTTATGGGGCGTGGTGATAAATAA
- a CDS encoding ExeM/NucH family extracellular endonuclease, which produces MNKINLIALSTLLSTTASADILISEYIEGSSYNKAIELFNTSESNVDLTNYQIEIYFNGKSVVGRTIDLSGSVAAKNTFVVAHTDIDLSATTDLKTGNLLFNGDDAIVLKKNGIIIDSIGKVGQDPGSQWGTSLTSTKDNTLIRNATISTGDINPFDDFNPADQWQGYDNNTLENLGEHTFNGSTNGGDDGGNTDGGGDNQDNTRCNDTFTSIASIQGNSNNTPLAGQVVWTEGVVTHTLQQTGYKGFFLQSADNEIDNNDATSEGVFVYHQSTQVNPGDRIRIKAKVSEYNNLTQLSNIDALTICQSNVNLPVAQTITLPLTTAQRESLEGMRVSLSQAIVTDTYNYGRYGQFEVAPERLFTPTQIASPGEAANQLANQNANMSIVIDDGETVQNPEYLPAPAPELTTINSLRSGDTVTLIDGILSYHFGDYQILSTVPLNTQPTNARQAMPNIETLGNLRVASFNVLNYFNGDGEGGGFPTARGAKNELEFERQRQKVIAAIAALDADIVGLMEIENDGYNEKAAIADLTQGLNDYLNNPEYQFIIPKRSEMGNDAIAVGILYKVATVSPSAPAKVLNSANSALDKQGNVLFLDTKNRPMLTQLFSHKSSNSEIVVAVNHLKSKGSNCDSLGDFDKNDGQGNCNLTRTRAASAVSQFLNQEYTDKAILVIGDLNAYLKEDPITTFSQNGFNDLFTSLGKSNNYSYIFNGQLGQLDHALANATLTKQVVDIVAWPINADEPRVLDYSMAHQTPVHHTKYYAPDVYRSSDHDPIVIEMSLSTLFGDLDQDGDIDNLDLNLFLTLISSGELTDLAYDFNGDKQLSRRDIRGYMKLCTRTRCATE; this is translated from the coding sequence ATGAATAAAATAAACCTAATAGCCTTATCTACCCTGCTTTCTACCACAGCATCGGCAGATATTCTTATTTCAGAGTACATAGAAGGAAGTAGTTACAACAAAGCAATAGAGTTGTTTAATACCAGCGAGAGTAATGTAGATTTAACAAACTATCAGATTGAAATCTATTTTAACGGTAAATCTGTCGTTGGTAGGACAATAGATCTTTCAGGATCGGTTGCCGCAAAAAACACTTTTGTCGTCGCTCATACAGATATAGATCTTAGCGCAACAACCGATTTAAAAACGGGAAATTTACTGTTTAATGGTGATGATGCTATCGTGCTAAAGAAAAATGGTATTATCATTGATTCTATTGGTAAAGTTGGACAAGATCCTGGTAGCCAATGGGGAACATCGTTAACCAGTACGAAAGATAATACGCTAATACGAAATGCAACAATCTCCACTGGCGACATCAATCCCTTTGACGACTTTAACCCCGCCGATCAATGGCAAGGGTATGACAACAATACATTGGAAAACCTAGGCGAACATACATTTAACGGTTCAACTAATGGCGGTGATGATGGCGGAAATACTGACGGTGGAGGTGATAACCAAGACAACACGCGTTGTAACGATACATTCACAAGCATCGCAAGTATACAAGGAAACAGCAACAATACGCCACTTGCAGGGCAAGTAGTCTGGACTGAGGGCGTTGTTACTCACACATTACAACAAACAGGTTACAAAGGCTTTTTTCTCCAAAGTGCCGACAACGAAATAGACAATAATGATGCGACTTCAGAAGGTGTATTCGTTTATCATCAATCGACACAAGTTAATCCTGGCGATCGCATCCGAATTAAGGCAAAAGTTAGTGAGTACAATAACTTAACACAACTTTCAAATATAGATGCTCTTACGATATGCCAATCGAATGTCAATTTACCTGTTGCTCAAACGATTACCTTACCATTAACAACCGCGCAACGAGAATCTCTAGAAGGTATGCGCGTTTCATTATCACAAGCTATTGTTACAGATACATACAATTACGGTAGATATGGACAATTTGAAGTAGCCCCTGAACGTTTATTTACACCTACACAGATTGCATCCCCTGGTGAGGCTGCAAATCAGTTAGCAAACCAAAATGCGAATATGTCTATCGTTATCGATGATGGTGAGACTGTTCAAAACCCTGAATACTTACCAGCACCCGCACCTGAATTAACCACTATAAACTCATTGCGCAGCGGCGATACGGTAACATTAATTGATGGAATATTGTCTTATCATTTTGGTGATTATCAAATATTGTCGACAGTACCATTAAACACCCAGCCAACTAATGCCCGTCAAGCGATGCCAAATATAGAAACGCTTGGAAACCTGAGAGTAGCTAGTTTTAATGTCCTTAACTACTTTAATGGTGACGGTGAAGGCGGAGGTTTTCCAACTGCCCGAGGTGCTAAAAATGAGCTGGAATTTGAGCGACAACGCCAGAAAGTTATTGCGGCAATTGCGGCGTTAGATGCAGATATTGTAGGCTTGATGGAAATTGAAAATGATGGCTATAACGAGAAAGCTGCCATTGCTGATCTAACCCAAGGGTTAAATGATTATCTTAACAACCCAGAATATCAGTTTATTATCCCAAAACGCAGTGAAATGGGAAATGATGCGATAGCTGTAGGTATACTTTACAAAGTCGCTACGGTTTCACCGTCAGCACCAGCAAAAGTACTCAACAGCGCAAACTCTGCGCTTGATAAACAAGGAAACGTGCTATTTCTCGACACTAAAAACAGACCGATGCTAACGCAATTGTTCTCACATAAGTCATCAAATAGCGAAATTGTCGTTGCCGTTAACCACCTAAAATCCAAAGGCAGTAACTGTGATAGCTTAGGCGACTTTGACAAAAATGATGGTCAAGGTAATTGCAACCTAACGAGAACACGTGCCGCAAGTGCTGTGTCACAATTTTTAAATCAAGAATATACGGATAAAGCAATATTAGTCATAGGTGATTTAAATGCCTATTTAAAAGAAGATCCCATTACAACTTTTTCCCAAAATGGTTTTAATGATTTATTCACGTCCCTAGGTAAATCAAATAACTACAGTTACATATTTAATGGTCAACTTGGACAGTTAGATCATGCGCTAGCCAACGCTACGTTAACAAAACAAGTCGTTGATATTGTCGCTTGGCCAATAAATGCAGACGAACCTCGAGTACTTGATTACAGTATGGCGCATCAAACACCTGTGCATCATACAAAATATTATGCACCTGATGTATATCGCTCATCAGATCATGACCCAATAGTGATAGAAATGTCGCTTTCAACACTATTTGGAGACTTAGACCAAGACGGCGATATAGACAATTTAGATCTAAACCTCTTCTTAACGCTTATTTCCTCTGGTGAACTAACCGACCTTGCCTATGACTTTAATGGTGATAAGCAACTATCACGTCGCGATATTCGCGGCTACATGAAACTTTGTACCCGCACTCGATGCGCAACTGAATAA